Below is a genomic region from Biomphalaria glabrata chromosome 3, xgBioGlab47.1, whole genome shotgun sequence.
GAAACGTCAGCTTGCACCGCCCCATGCACACGCCCCGGAAGTGGTTCTGGCGTTCCTGAGGTTTGTTTGTGACTCTCATTGCTACTATTGGAGGATTTGGACGACCTTCTCGGCGATTTGTGCTTTGTATCGCTGTCCTGAGGGAGCCCTGTCGGCGGCCTAGGTCTGAGCTTGAGTCGCTGATGCTTATCAAGGACGGAGTCATTGGATATGTTCATCGTCGTTTCTTGTCCCTGGATGACATTTGCTGCAGTGTCCTCCTGGGGCTTGTGTTTTGGGGAAGAAGAGATAGATGTCTTTGGCGATTGCTCCTCGCTGTTGGAATGTGTCAAGCTCAAAGGAGAGTTAAACTTGGAGCTGGGGTACGTGGAGGCTGACGAGGGCGTGGAGGCGGGAGAAAAGTACCTGAGAATTTCAGTGATATGTTCGTCGATCCTGTTCATCTTCTGTCTCAGGCCGTCCATCTCTTCCTTCATCTCCAGACGTATGTGATACAAAGAGGTCAACATGTGTTGCTCGGCAGCGGACAGGCCACCCGTGGGCATACCGGCGGATTGGTTCGTCCCGTTGCTGCTGTTGCTGGTAGTGTCACGCGAGAAGCTGTTTAAGGTGTTGATATTCAGATTAGTCTGGACAGACTCACCTTCAAGGCGGACGTCGTTAGGCGGATCGAGGTTTGTGTTTTTTCGAGGCGCGCTGTCGGACGATTCGTTTTTCTTAATGTTTGAACGAACCTCGTCCTCCGGGGTTTCCTCAATGGGTTCCTGAGCTTTTGAAAGCAGCCTACCCCATTTGGCCATTGGTTTGGCGGAAATTTTGGGGGCTTCTCCTGACCGTGTTTCTACTTTAGGAGACAGATCGTTCAGCGGGATAGCCTTCTCCCCACTGTCTGCTTTTTGATCTGAAGTTTGTCCTGCTAAACTAGAAGATCCTGGTAGAAATTTACTCCACCTTGAAGCCCCTCCTCCAAATCTGGGCGCTGGCTTGTTGGCGCCCTGGTCAGGATTTTCCGACACTGTTATCAGACGAGTACCACTTGATGGACGTTCCTGCTGAGAAGTCTCGCCACCACCCGGGTTGGAGTTGGCTGAACCACCTCGCTCCATGTCGACTGAGTTGCTGTGCTTTAAATCGTGTTTTGAGTCGCTAATTTTCCTGAACCTGGAAATGAGTTTTCTGACTGGGTGATCGGTGGCCAGGTCCAGTGGGGGATCGTTCTTTCTCTTCTCAGcaagttctttttctttcttaacgTCTGCGACTTTTCTGAAGATCAGctgttggaaaaaaataaaatacattttaaaataagaaaagttttgtttttttaatacaaatgttcatCTTGCGGTAGGAGAGGAAACAACAGACGGCAAGACATACCCTGTGTCTCAAGTTATACGTCAGCGTCAGGTTCCGGGCAAAAGAGTTGGCGAAGGCGTGGTAAAAGTCCAAAACTTCGAGCAGACGATCTCGTTTGATGGCGTGCAGATCGCAGTAAGTCAGCGCTCGTACGTTGGCAGTAGACTGGCCAATGCTTTGCTCTTTCCAAAAGTTGTCACCAAATACATCCCCTTTACCTGGCAAGGGaagtaacaaaaaaaggaaaagtaatataaacaattttatacaaatattattattattatagcttttatatagcgctactttcatccttatagcatgctcagagcgctttgatccaatctcattagtggaccagtgggtggTTGGGGTATCtaagagttggttttccgtgctgcctttaggcgctcagtaaacgcaactctgcacgagtcgggtgtcgaacctcgagcccccttcaagacaagccaagttcaagcgcacttaacCACAGTTCTTCTTTCCCTTCTCTCTGTGTTTTATTCTTTCATTCTCTTATTCCTTTTCTCACTCTCTAAGACAGTGTTCccccctctttcttttttctttgctaATCTTTCGTTTTCTCTGACTCCTCCAactgtctagatctatcttcttctttattttattctctctctctctttctctctctttctctcttattgTCAGTCTTTTccccattttttaaatattttctctcATTCTGCCACTTTCAATCGTTtgctctcttttttctttttctctctctctctctctttctctcttttctctcattTTCTGTTGACATATGGACATCCACTGAAGCTCCATAGTTACCTCCCCTAACATAGAACTATTATTAGCTCTAAAGAGACTCACTCAGTATAGCGACAACCTCATCGTCTTGGATAACTTCCAGGGATCCAGACACAACAAAACAGAGGGCGTCCAGACTCTCGCCCTGATGAAAGATGAGATCCCCCGGTGCACTGTGTGTCATATTAAAGTGCATGGCTAGCGCCCTGAGGCAGCCGTCACTGGCCAGACGAAAAGCTGGGTGTTCCAGGAAAACTTTACGGTTGAGATGGACACACAGGTCAGCTTTCATGTCCTTAGGGCAGTAATTCAAAACCTGTAGAGTTCAAACACAACAACTGTTAGATGATACGTctctaaaaaaaactacaacaaataAAGTAGACATCAGATTACTGGTTGTAATGTTACTAGATATAGTGTGTCACATACAGTGTAATAAGACGTAGACTTCAATATAAGCAACGCTTGTTTTATCAAGGCCAGTGATGTTCAGACTACGGCCCGAGAGCCACATCCTGCCCTTGACGAGTTCTCATGCGTCATTCGAGACTTCTACCCACAGATCACTCTGAAGCATTTGAGGATCAGTTTCATTGGACTGATAATTTGGTTTCTCGCGGTATCTTGGCACTTGACATGCTCGTCATACATTTACATGGCTCCAGACTGAAGCAGATTGATCTTCATTCTTCTTAGCTTAAGTGTTGAGCCCCACTGTACTTTACTAAAGAGTTGAGCACCACTGTCTTTAGCTAAAGAGTTAAGCACCACTGTCTTTAGCTAAAGAGTTTAGCATCACTGTCCTTAACTAAAGAGTTGAGCACCACTGTCCTTAGCTAAAGAGTTGAGCACCACTGTCCTTAACTAAAGAGTTGAGCACCACTGTCTTAGCTAAAGAGTTGAGCACCACTGTCCTTAGCTAAAGAGTTGAGCACCACTGTCCTTAACTAAAGAGATGAGCACCACTGTTCTTAACTAAAGAGTTGAGCACCACTGTCGTTAGCTAAAGAGTTGAGTACCACTGTCCTTAGCTAAAGAGTTGAGCATCACTGTCCTTAACTAAAGAGTTGAGCATCACTGTCCTTAACTAAAGAGTTGAGCACCACTGTCCTTAACTAAAGAGTTGAGCACCACTGTCCTTAACTAAAGAGTTGAGCACCACTGTCCTTAACTAAAGAGTTGAGCACCACTGTCTTTAGCTAAAGAGTTGAGCACCACTGTCTTTAGCTAAAGAGTTTAGCACCACTGTCCTTAGCTAAATGGTTGAGCATCCCTGTCCTTAACTAAAGGGTTGAGCATCCCTGTCCTTAACTAAAGAGTTGAGCACCACTGTCCTTAGCTAAAGAGTTGAACACCACTGTCCTTAGCTAAAGAGTTGAGCATCAAGTCCTTAGCTAAAGAGTTGAGCACCACTATCCTATGATATGTATTACAGTCCAGAATTCAGGTTTTACGGTCATCAGAAAATTAACGtcgacacacaaaaaaatcacaGTATCTTGTAGATCAGTTTTCTACTGTAGACAGGACCGGATATAAGGGAGGGCAGACAGTACAACTGCCCAGGGGACTTCATAAGAGAGGGGTCTCCACAAGAGAGGGGCCTCAACAAGAGAGGGGTCTTCgttattgagaaaaaaaaagtccgaaTTTGGTTCATCAACTTTTACGTAtaatttgtcaaatattttattttcttctaagTTACTTATGAAACTAGAGCGCCTAGAAGATGGTCAAGAAAAAGCGATGAAAGTGCGATGTAATGCAGATTAGAAAGAATACGCCGGATATTAAACTGCTCAAGTTTTTTAGATTGATTAGCTCGAGATCTAGAAATTCCTGCACCGACAACATTTCTCTATTGCTGTTTTTcattcaacaattatttttgtttatgatcttttttttatagtaatagtTAAAGGGGAACCTCAATGATTTCGACAGATTCGAAATTTTTCTGCGCAACCAAAACACGCTGTTTTCCATCGGGTGTTTTTATGTGACGTCAGAAATGTTGATTACACACTTTAGAATGCCAACATATTAtttacatatgtatgtatacCTGACCAGTTATTGTAATtcttaaaatcagtcggactcttttttttttcttttttttgggggAGAGGGGAAGAAATCCCGATAAAATTAGAGTCTAATTCAAGAGAGTTATCCACGTccatcgattaaaaaaaaagtgtgtgggACTATACCACTGTTTATCACAGCCTACGGACTAGGCCTAACAGTCACTGTAAGGACGAAGCGATCGTAACCTTTGTGGCCCATATTGAAGAGGCCGAACAGATTCGATTGGTTAGATCTAGAGGGGAGTGACGTAGGCAATGGCTAATAACAAAATCTCATATTATGTAATTGTTTAGATGTGAAGAATTTACTAATCATCTTAATTATAATGTTCACTATTACattttttacgcagaatttaaatatgccaaTAACTCAAATCTGAAGTCAAGTTTCCCTATAAGACATAATATAAGTCAAAGGTgcatgtatacattttttttacattaactcTCTTTTACCCTTCTGAATGTACATTGTGGTTTCCTTGGGCGGATCGAATTAAGACCTTTGACCATGAAATTACCCTGGAGACAGCAGGAGAGATGAtgggggtaggggggggggcttgtccTCTCTGACGAACAACTCTCTATCAATATCATAGCATCGCTCCTAGCGGGAATAATTTTACTGTTACAGTCAACCATCACGTCCTTCCCTTGAGGGCCGCACAAGGGACTGTCTCTCTTACCattaaactaataataatgaGTTTCATTTATTTTGGGTTGTCTTTCTTGCCTTTCATTCATagaaaaaacaattaacaataGTACAAATTATATTAGGTTTAAATTAATGAAAGTTCCTATTTACAATCAGTAGTATTATACAGCAATACTATTTCAGCATCGGTGGGTTATCAAATCAAAGGTCTTTTGAATCACACATTGATCGATCAGTATCATTaataattgaacaaaaaaaaaagtaaaacattttaaaatcctttaaaaacaacaacagaaaatagCACCTTAATACAGCTTGTAGAgccattatttttcttctaaatatctaataaatgctaaattaaaaacaatgaaatattttttaccctGCCCCTTCCCCTTCctcccgagaaagaatcctggttaagtaaatgtatagatctagtacacttgATAACTGTCCAATGGTAAGCATTTTGATCTatacttagaagacgatgcgcaaaatgttcctgaatattaattaattaaaatcttgAATTAATAATGCCATACATTTGGAAATTCCCGAAAGctatagtcctttcaagaacgcgatagtccttccAAAACCGAtgttctatctagatctagacctagttctgtAGCCAAgttatatttctttcatttttactagagttttctccgtgtggccaacgagctaataattcttttctcaactaTATACAGCAACTGtaaaatttataggaaaatcgcTAGTGCTGCTTTTGATATCCGTGTCTTAGCTTAGTTTCAAGCGTCAGGTTGAGTTCATTTCTTGTGATCTATTATTGAGATTTACATTAAGAATGCATCTATAGTGTCTGTTCAATCTTTTCGTGATTTCTACATGAGGAATGAAATAATCTTATTTCATTGGGATTATCTGAAATTCTGTTCTCTCTTCACCAGAACATAATTTTAAGGGGTACTTTTGAATTTGGGTCTTCGGATTTAACTTATGAAAATACTGTGCCTTAAGAACAGTAGGCCtaaatggaaataaataaacaagcaaaatattaaaaaaataagtaacatTCCCCTATCAGATCACGAGTCCTATAAGGCAGATTActgtcatctgtttttgtggttcACGAgagtgtcatgaggccagcataatgaccaaccgcctttatttctCCCGAACTAATGTCAGGAAACCCCCTTGTAACATAatgatattttatgtacatttgcacactagcgcgtcagtgcaacaccgcttgtgtttacgtaataaatggagttcctaatatgtcttccctcttcaacactagtttgttatttgtgtaacgcGAATATTCTACACCCCTCAccaaccaccaccaccaccaccaccattagagatgggtggttTCAGAGGCgctctaaagatcccgaaattaataaTCAGCCATTGCgacttttaaattataaaaactaCTTTAAAGGGATTTTTCTAAGAGGAAGAACTCCATATTTATATTACTATATCAATactttaagatttatttcccttttccaatatcaaacaaaatcacCACTAATTAATGGGAAAAAAAGCGTGTTCAAAATGTCTACCAgtcagacatacagacagagtgagttgatgtaatctttgtaaaaaaaaagtccatccAAAATATGCATTGATCATCTAGCATTATCCTGATAAGCCCAGGCTTATAGAGAACAACTCACACATGTTTCTGATTGGCAGACACGCCCCTGCAAATGTATAACAGTAGCCTCGCACTCTGGACGCTTGGATGGTAAGTAAGAGATAGCATTAAACAAACTGTCAACAACGCATTAGGGTGTCAGATCGAAGCAGAGATCGAACAACGACGAAATCAATCAGCGATCATGTTTACTGTCATGGAAAATATTTTCAGTTCCGACAGGCTGTGGGGAGATTTATACAAAGTATTGGAAATTTCCAATTGATTGTTAGGgcgataaaaaataaatatgtttctatgtttaaaaaaatgacggAAAGGTGTAAAGAGTAAATGATTTTATCGTTTGATTCCTATCCACATCATCTTCGCCTTGCTTTGATGGTGTGTCAGCTTCCCTGATGATAACAACTTGAcggcaagaaaaataaaataaataaataaaaacgctTTCTGAAAAAacttaaatgtaaatattttaaagcgtacacataaagttttagttctaAAGATCCTTTTTATGTAAGGCAgagaaactataaatagcctCTTGGTGTACCGGTGTACacaatgaaagaaaagttgatagacgtattttttaaaagggaACTAATAGGCCGACAttttgtgaactttttttttaccactaaACAGCAAAATTGTATGAACTCTTCCATCTGCAgagtattgtttttttaattagatggCAATATTCTTAAAACACGATCTAAGATCTCTTGCTAGGTTATTGGTTTTATACATAAAGTCCTCAAttagtttattttgtattgtcAGCACATGTCAGGGGGAGGGTGTCGGCGCTTATGGTGCagaatttaattatttcagaCTGACATTGAGGAATTCCTTGAGACTAAGAGTTGTTAAAAGGACGTGATTGACATCAAGTACAGCATGAATGGCTATCACAACACAAAACTATCCTCcttgtttaaaaatatgtcTTATGATTTAGTTTGTGTGACTAAAAAGTCAGTTTAGCTGCCCTCTCGA
It encodes:
- the LOC106075381 gene encoding potassium voltage-gated channel subfamily H member 1-like yields the protein MPGARRGLVAPQNTFLENIIRRSNGQHNSFLLANARIVDYPIVYMNDGFCKLAGYNRAEVMQKSSTCSFMYGELTDKETVKKVENCFEKLQHDQVEILLYKKNRTPLWLLLHVAPIRNEKDQVVLFMCTFKDITALKQPIDDEAGKGLSKFARLARSVTRNRSTLLQFSSHQPSTKFDSSRPSQLANMMNLSADVLPQYRLEAPKTPPHIILHYCLFKTVWDWVILVLTFYTAVMVPYNAAFKIKTMDQLPLLVIDSMVDVVFFVDIVLNFHTTFVGPSGEVVSDPRIIRMNYLKSWFVIDLLSCLPYDVFNAFQYVDNGISTLFSALKVVRLLRLGRVVRKLDHYLEYGAAMLVLLILVFILFAHWFACIWYNIGWSDLVNGVDYGWLPVLANTTKQPFIAPNSTNNDDLLGGPGKELRYLTALYFTLSCMTGVGFGNVAANTQSEKLFCVFMMIIGALLYALIFSNVTTIFQQFYSSFARYHDMLNSVREFMKLHDVPKSLSERVMDYIVSTWAITKGIDAAKVLNYCPKDMKADLCVHLNRKVFLEHPAFRLASDGCLRALAMHFNMTHSAPGDLIFHQGESLDALCFVVSGSLEVIQDDEVVAILSKGDVFGDNFWKEQSIGQSTANVRALTYCDLHAIKRDRLLEVLDFYHAFANSFARNLTLTYNLRHRLIFRKVADVKKEKELAEKRKNDPPLDLATDHPVRKLISRFRKISDSKHDLKHSNSVDMERGGSANSNPGGGETSQQERPSSGTRLITVSENPDQGANKPAPRFGGGASRWSKFLPGSSSLAGQTSDQKADSGEKAIPLNDLSPKVETRSGEAPKISAKPMAKWGRLLSKAQEPIEETPEDEVRSNIKKNESSDSAPRKNTNLDPPNDVRLEGESVQTNLNINTLNSFSRDTTSNSSNGTNQSAGMPTGGLSAAEQHMLTSLYHIRLEMKEEMDGLRQKMNRIDEHITEILRYFSPASTPSSASTYPSSKFNSPLSLTHSNSEEQSPKTSISSSPKHKPQEDTAANVIQGQETTMNISNDSVLDKHQRLKLRPRPPTGLPQDSDTKHKSPRRSSKSSNSSNESHKQTSGTPEPLPGRVHGAVQADVSEEGDITPGKADEDLDVL